The following proteins are co-located in the Myroides profundi genome:
- the uvrC gene encoding excinuclease ABC subunit UvrC has protein sequence MQVSPSLAVQIQTLPDQPGVYQYYDKDDKILYVGKAKNLKKRVSSYFNKIHDNAKTNVLVKKIVTIKHIVVPTETDALLLENNLIKQLQPRYNVLLKDDKSYPWICIKKEPFPRVFTTRRMVKDGSEYFGPYTSIKTVHTLIDLIKELYPLRTCNLDLTTSNVSSGKYKVCLEYHIGNCGGPCEERESDKQYDNKIRAIRDILKGNFKESLKEFKDYMMELASNMEFEEAQKVKDKIDLLENYQSKSTIVSSKISNVDVFSIISDEGAAYVNFLQVSYGAIIRSHTMELKKKLDETDEELLELAITELRERFHLNSKEIIVPFDVEVQEGIHVTVPKLGDKKKLLDLSERNAKYYRIDQLKQIKIVDPERHVNRIMTQMKKDLRMHVEPRHIECFDNSNIQGTNPVSACVVFKDGKPSKKDYRHFNVKTVEGPNDYDTMEEIVYRRYKRVIEEGQPLPDLIVIDGGKGQLGVAVNCLERLGIRGKVSIISLAERLEEIFYPGDSVPLYLDKRSETMKVIIHLRDEAHRFGLTFHRNQRSKNAITSELDGISGVGEKTKTTLMNHFKSTKRIKEASLEDLEKVIGKSKGKLVFDFFQVN, from the coding sequence ATGCAGGTTTCACCTTCTTTAGCGGTACAGATACAGACATTACCAGATCAGCCAGGAGTATATCAATACTATGATAAGGATGATAAGATACTGTATGTAGGTAAGGCTAAAAACTTAAAGAAAAGGGTTAGTTCGTACTTTAATAAAATACATGATAACGCCAAGACAAATGTGTTGGTGAAGAAGATTGTGACGATAAAGCATATCGTTGTACCTACTGAGACAGATGCATTACTGCTAGAAAATAACTTGATTAAGCAGTTACAGCCACGTTATAATGTATTGCTAAAGGACGATAAGAGTTATCCATGGATATGTATTAAGAAAGAACCTTTTCCGAGAGTGTTTACTACACGTCGTATGGTGAAGGATGGATCAGAATACTTCGGGCCTTATACGAGTATCAAGACTGTGCATACATTGATTGATTTAATTAAAGAATTATATCCGTTGCGCACGTGTAATCTAGATTTGACGACTAGTAATGTAAGTAGTGGGAAGTATAAGGTATGTCTAGAGTATCATATCGGCAACTGTGGTGGGCCATGCGAAGAGCGTGAGAGTGATAAGCAATACGACAATAAGATCAGAGCTATCCGAGATATCTTGAAAGGAAACTTTAAAGAGAGTCTAAAGGAGTTTAAGGATTATATGATGGAGTTGGCTTCTAATATGGAATTTGAAGAGGCACAAAAGGTAAAAGATAAAATAGATCTGTTAGAGAATTATCAGTCTAAGTCTACTATTGTTAGTTCTAAGATTAGCAATGTGGATGTGTTCTCTATCATCTCGGATGAAGGAGCTGCTTATGTTAACTTTCTACAAGTGTCTTATGGTGCGATCATTCGTTCGCATACGATGGAGTTGAAGAAGAAGTTAGACGAGACAGATGAGGAGTTATTAGAGCTTGCGATAACGGAATTAAGAGAGCGCTTTCACTTGAATTCTAAAGAGATTATTGTTCCTTTTGATGTTGAGGTGCAAGAAGGGATACATGTGACTGTTCCTAAGCTTGGGGACAAGAAGAAATTACTAGACTTATCAGAGCGCAATGCTAAGTATTATAGAATAGATCAACTTAAACAGATTAAGATAGTGGATCCAGAGCGTCATGTGAACCGTATCATGACACAGATGAAGAAGGACTTGCGTATGCATGTAGAGCCACGCCATATAGAGTGTTTTGATAACTCGAATATACAGGGGACTAATCCCGTGTCTGCTTGTGTTGTCTTTAAAGACGGAAAACCTAGTAAGAAAGATTACCGCCACTTCAATGTGAAGACTGTAGAAGGACCTAATGACTATGATACGATGGAAGAGATCGTGTATAGACGTTATAAGCGTGTGATAGAAGAAGGACAACCATTACCTGATCTTATTGTGATAGATGGAGGTAAGGGACAGTTAGGTGTAGCAGTTAATTGCCTTGAGCGATTAGGGATTAGAGGGAAGGTGTCTATTATCAGTTTGGCAGAGCGATTAGAAGAAATCTTCTATCCAGGAGATAGTGTTCCCTTGTATTTAGATAAGCGATCTGAGACGATGAAGGTGATCATACACCTTAGAGATGAAGCACACCGATTTGGGTTGACATTTCATAGAAACCAACGCAGTAAGAACGCGATAACAAGTGAGCTTGATGGGATCAGTGGTGTTGGAGAGAAAACAAAAACGACACTGATGAATCATTTTAAATCAACGAAGAGAATTAAAGAAGCTAGCTTAGAAGACTTAGAAAAAGTAATAGGAAAGTCAAAAGGGAAGCTTGTATTTGATTTTTTTCAAGTAAATTAG
- a CDS encoding patatin-like phospholipase family protein, producing the protein MHRIILLIFCSILLASNSYASEGEKDRPKVGLVLSGGGAKGLAHIGVLKVLEEEGVKVDYIAGTSMGAIVGGLYASGYTATELDSIFNSIDVSALIKDYIPRISKSFYEKKNDEIYALTLPFDKFRIGFPKALSRGMYNYNLMNKLLAHVRHVRDFSELQIPFLCIATDLETGEGVVLKEGYLPQVILASGAFPSLFAPVKIDGKHLIDGGVVNNYPIDQLRAMGADIVIGVDVQDDLKTIEQIEGAPDLLLQISNYSTINQMKSKLPKTDVYIKPDIVGYTVVSFDEGKPIIERGVDAANKVIVDLKLLGGNKDVAKDHFLPKQSDSIAITDIDIKGLNKYTRRYVHGKLGFKPNTKISFDQLADGITQLNGTENFSSMTYKFEADGDKDKMKMELVENPVNRYLKLGVHYDGLYKAAALVNVTQKHLFTKSDVASLDLALGDNVRYNFNYFVDNGFYWSVGVSSRYNQFSRDLPYAMLVGTSGGEINIENAPSKFGVDYADLENKLYFQTFYQQKYLLNIGFEHRFLDIRSKTLNLPNSKFDRNHYLGGFANVTMDTYDNRYFPRKGFLFKGEYKNYFYSTENANYVPHDFDNFSTLTGQIGYATRITDKLAVDIKSRLGTVIGSTPSLGFGYALGGYGFADRDNVIPFFGYELLGIGGDSFIMGGITFDYEIFKKHHINFTANYANAGEKIFSSSDWFTKAKYSGYAVGYGMQTMIGPIEAKFTYSPETGSTYTIFSVGFWF; encoded by the coding sequence ATGCATAGAATAATATTACTAATATTTTGCTCTATCCTTTTAGCATCAAATAGTTATGCTTCAGAGGGAGAGAAAGATAGACCAAAAGTAGGTTTGGTACTAAGTGGAGGTGGTGCTAAGGGATTAGCTCATATCGGAGTGCTAAAAGTATTAGAAGAAGAAGGTGTGAAGGTGGATTATATAGCCGGTACGAGTATGGGGGCTATCGTAGGAGGGTTATACGCTTCAGGATATACTGCTACAGAGTTGGATTCTATTTTTAATAGTATTGATGTTTCGGCTTTGATTAAGGATTATATCCCTCGTATATCTAAATCGTTTTATGAGAAGAAGAATGATGAGATCTATGCACTGACATTGCCTTTCGATAAGTTTAGAATTGGGTTTCCTAAAGCTTTATCAAGAGGAATGTACAACTATAACTTGATGAATAAGCTATTAGCTCACGTTCGTCATGTTAGAGATTTTAGTGAGCTACAGATTCCGTTTTTATGTATAGCGACTGATTTAGAGACAGGAGAAGGAGTTGTTTTAAAAGAGGGGTATTTACCACAGGTTATTTTAGCTAGTGGGGCGTTTCCTTCATTATTTGCTCCAGTGAAGATAGATGGCAAGCATTTAATAGATGGTGGGGTGGTTAATAACTATCCAATTGATCAGTTAAGAGCTATGGGGGCTGATATCGTTATCGGGGTAGATGTACAAGATGACCTTAAAACAATAGAACAGATAGAAGGAGCGCCTGATTTACTATTGCAGATATCAAATTACTCTACGATTAATCAGATGAAGAGTAAACTTCCTAAGACAGATGTATACATTAAGCCTGATATTGTTGGTTATACTGTGGTATCATTTGACGAAGGAAAGCCGATTATAGAAAGAGGGGTAGATGCTGCGAATAAAGTTATCGTTGATTTAAAATTATTAGGAGGAAATAAGGATGTTGCTAAAGATCATTTCTTACCTAAACAATCGGATTCTATTGCGATAACAGACATTGATATTAAAGGGCTGAATAAGTATACGAGAAGATACGTACACGGTAAGTTAGGGTTTAAGCCGAATACTAAGATTTCTTTTGACCAATTAGCAGATGGTATTACACAGCTAAACGGTACTGAAAACTTTAGTAGTATGACCTATAAGTTCGAAGCTGATGGAGATAAGGATAAGATGAAGATGGAACTAGTAGAGAATCCTGTTAACCGTTATCTGAAACTAGGAGTGCACTATGATGGGTTATATAAGGCAGCAGCATTAGTCAACGTTACTCAGAAGCACCTTTTCACGAAGAGTGATGTGGCGTCATTAGATTTGGCATTAGGAGATAATGTACGTTATAACTTTAATTACTTTGTTGATAATGGATTTTACTGGAGTGTAGGTGTTTCTTCTAGGTATAATCAGTTTAGTCGAGATTTACCTTACGCAATGTTAGTAGGGACAAGTGGAGGTGAAATAAATATAGAGAATGCACCTTCTAAATTCGGAGTGGATTATGCAGATTTAGAAAACAAGTTATACTTCCAGACTTTTTATCAGCAGAAGTATTTGTTGAACATCGGTTTTGAACATCGTTTCTTAGACATTAGAAGTAAGACATTAAACTTGCCTAATTCTAAATTTGATAGGAATCACTACTTAGGAGGATTTGCGAATGTGACGATGGATACTTATGATAACAGATATTTCCCACGCAAAGGTTTTTTGTTTAAGGGAGAGTATAAGAACTATTTTTATTCAACAGAAAATGCGAATTATGTTCCACATGACTTTGATAACTTTTCGACACTGACAGGACAGATAGGATATGCTACGCGTATCACAGATAAGTTAGCAGTGGATATCAAATCTAGATTAGGAACCGTGATAGGAAGTACTCCAAGTCTTGGATTTGGATATGCTTTAGGAGGCTATGGATTTGCGGATAGAGATAATGTTATTCCTTTCTTTGGATATGAATTATTAGGTATAGGAGGAGACTCTTTCATTATGGGAGGTATTACTTTTGATTATGAAATATTTAAGAAGCACCATATTAATTTTACTGCTAATTATGCGAATGCTGGAGAGAAGATCTTCTCGAGCTCTGATTGGTTCACTAAGGCGAAGTATTCTGGATATGCAGTAGGATATGGGATGCAAACGATGATAGGGCCTATAGAAGCTAAGTTTACTTATTCTCCAGAGACAGGTAGTACTTATACTATATTCTCAGTAGGATTCTGGTTCTAG
- a CDS encoding homogentisate 1,2-dioxygenase — MPLYHHLGSIPPKRHTVFRKENGDLYYEQLFGTIGFDGMYTNMYHEHRPTQVKKILGQYSVAPKIAKSNHIQSYRLRGFQVAPENDYLESRKAVLTNSDCTIVLAAPKQSLRDYFYKNTDSDELIFIHRGTGTLRTMLGNLTFKYGDYLLIPRGIIYQIDFDTEDNRLFIVESKRPIYTPKRYRNWFGQLLEHSPFCERDIRRPDVLETFNETGDFLIKVRKQDEIFEMVYATHPFDVVGYDGYNYPYSLSIHDFEPITGRIHQPPPVHQTFETDAFVVCSFVPRLYDYHPDSIPAPYNHSNIDSDEVLYYVDGDFMSRNDIAPGHISLHPAGIPHGPHPGAAERSIGKTETQELAVMVDTFKPLMVTEEAMKIADEQYYQSWLEPEK; from the coding sequence ATGCCTTTATATCATCATTTAGGGAGTATTCCCCCTAAACGTCATACCGTATTCCGCAAGGAAAATGGGGACTTATATTATGAGCAATTGTTTGGTACAATTGGCTTCGACGGTATGTATACCAATATGTATCACGAGCATCGACCTACTCAGGTAAAGAAGATTTTAGGACAGTATAGTGTAGCGCCTAAAATAGCAAAGTCTAATCATATTCAATCTTATCGTTTACGTGGTTTTCAGGTAGCTCCTGAGAATGATTATTTAGAAAGCCGAAAAGCAGTTTTGACCAATAGTGACTGTACCATTGTATTAGCGGCACCTAAACAATCATTAAGAGACTACTTTTATAAAAACACGGATTCTGATGAATTAATTTTTATTCACAGAGGGACTGGTACATTGCGTACGATGCTAGGTAACCTTACTTTTAAGTATGGAGATTATCTGCTGATACCTCGTGGAATTATTTATCAGATTGATTTTGATACTGAAGATAACAGGCTATTTATCGTAGAGTCTAAACGTCCTATCTATACACCTAAGCGCTATCGCAACTGGTTTGGACAGTTATTAGAGCATTCTCCATTCTGTGAGCGTGATATCAGACGTCCTGATGTATTAGAAACTTTTAATGAGACAGGAGATTTTCTTATTAAAGTAAGAAAGCAAGATGAGATATTTGAGATGGTCTATGCTACACATCCTTTTGATGTTGTGGGATATGATGGCTATAATTATCCTTATTCGCTCTCTATTCATGACTTCGAACCAATAACAGGTAGGATTCATCAACCACCACCAGTGCATCAGACATTTGAGACAGATGCATTCGTAGTGTGTTCTTTTGTGCCTCGCTTATATGACTATCATCCTGATTCTATTCCAGCACCTTATAATCACAGTAATATTGACAGTGATGAGGTATTGTATTATGTAGATGGAGACTTTATGAGTCGTAATGATATTGCTCCAGGTCATATCTCTCTGCATCCTGCAGGTATACCTCATGGACCACATCCTGGTGCGGCAGAGCGTTCGATAGGTAAGACTGAGACACAAGAGTTGGCAGTGATGGTAGATACTTTTAAACCTCTTATGGTAACAGAGGAGGCGATGAAGATAGCAGATGAACAATATTACCAATCATGGTTAGAACCTGAGAAATAA